In a single window of the Rhodamnia argentea isolate NSW1041297 chromosome 2, ASM2092103v1, whole genome shotgun sequence genome:
- the LOC115754152 gene encoding chaperone protein dnaJ 11, chloroplastic-like codes for MSLTLTPPPPSLASPSRYTVAGASSSAARPPTSRPRVSCLATCHAPPPSSSASIAELEPPRRGERLSLYEILRVRENASAREIKAAYRALAKAYHPDAAAGPDGGGQDFIEIHKAYETLSDPAARAVYDLSLGSRSWRRGAAVFCPSRRWETDQCW; via the coding sequence ATGTCCCTAACCCTAACCCCACCACCTCCGTCTCTCGCCTCTCCCTCCCGCTATACCGTCGCCGGAGCATCTTCGTCCGCCGCCAGGCCTCCGACCTCGAGGCCACGCGTCTCCTGCCTCGCCACCTGCCACGCCCCCCCGCCTTCTTCGTCCGCGTCGATCGCCGAGCTCGAGCCGCCGCGGCGTGGGGAGAGGCTGAGCCTGTACGAGATCCTGCGGGTGCGGGAGAACGCGTCGGCCAGGGAGATCAAGGCGGCGTACCGGGCCCTGGCGAAGGCGTACCACCCGGACGCCGCGGCGGGGCCCGACGGCGGGGGCCAGGACTTCATCGAGATCCACAAGGCGTACGAGACGCTCTCCGACCCGGCGGCCAGGGCCGTATACGATCTGTCCCTGGGGAGCCGGAGCTGGAGGCGGGGCGCGGCCGTGTTTTGCCCGAGCCGGCGGTGGGAGACGGATCAGTGCTGGTAA